AACATCTCTTTGCCAATTTATGATAAGAAGGTAACCGCCCTGATTGGTCCATCAGGATGCGGTAAATCGACCTTCCTCAGGGCCCTGAACAGAATGCATGATCTTACTCCCTCTGCGGTGGTTACCGGTCATGCCCTCCTCGACGGTGAGGATATCTATACAAGCGGAGTTGATCCCGTCGTAATTCGCAGAAAGGTGGGGATGGTCTTTCAGAAACCAACCCCGTTTCCCACAATGTCCATCTATGACAATACCATAGCCGGACTGAAACTGGTGGGGATAAAAAAGCGTTCCTACCTCGATGAGATGGTGGAAAAATCCCTTCGTCAGGCAGCCCTCTGGGATGAGGTCAAGGATCGCCTGAAAACTCCCGGCGGCAGTCTTTCCGGTGGACAGCAACAGAGACTCTCCATCGCCCGTGCCCTTGCGGTCGAACCGGAAATCCTCCTCATGGATGAACCCACAAGTTCTTTGGATCCCCAGTCAACCACGCGGATAGAGGAGCTTATTGAGGATCTGAAAAAGGATGTGACCATTGCCATCGTAACCCATAATATGCAACAGGCATCACGGGTTTCAGATTATACGGCCTTCTTTTATGTTGGATCCATGGTGGAGCATGGAACAACGGATATGATATTTACCCGGCC
Above is a genomic segment from Chitinivibrio alkaliphilus ACht1 containing:
- the pstB gene encoding phosphate ABC transporter ATP-binding protein PstB, with the protein product MEQNTERLKIRMETQNLTVKYGRATGVENISLPIYDKKVTALIGPSGCGKSTFLRALNRMHDLTPSAVVTGHALLDGEDIYTSGVDPVVIRRKVGMVFQKPTPFPTMSIYDNTIAGLKLVGIKKRSYLDEMVEKSLRQAALWDEVKDRLKTPGGSLSGGQQQRLSIARALAVEPEILLMDEPTSSLDPQSTTRIEELIEDLKKDVTIAIVTHNMQQASRVSDYTAFFYVGSMVEHGTTDMIFTRPNEKRTEDYITGRFG